The genomic segment TTCTCTAATGTATCTCTCATTTAATCCGGCTTTAATATCAGCCAAACTAAACAATAACTTTATACTAACCTCACTCAAATTGCTAATATCTGTATTATTCATACTCACAGCAGGAGTATTACTTATATCAAGTAACGCTTGCTTTAAAACCTTCCAAACACTCTCAAAACTCTCAAAGTCCAATTGACCATGGGCAAACTTCATATCTGATCCATCGTCCAAATTTAAACCAATACCAACTAGATTAGTAGGAATTTCACCTTGATTATTTTTAATATTTAATTTCTGTCCAATCACTACAGGAATAGGATTAAGAAACTTATAAATGCTATCAGTATATTTACTCAACAAATCTTCCATGTTGTCAATAATATTAACAAAATCCTCTAAATCACTTCGACCATCTGTATTATCTAATTCATTTAGATTCTTATATACAACTGGTAATCCACTAACATTATTAAATTCCCCTAATAAATTCAAATCTCCTCCGGCATCTGTCCATTTCTGGACTGTATCCTCAGTAAATATATTATAATAACTGACGTTATAATCAGTTGTATATTGTTCAATAAATGCTATCATTTCTCCCTGTTCATTATAGATAGGGTAAGAATCTTCTGGATTAATAATTTTGCTCTTGATCTTTCCGTCTTTGTCAATAAACAAGTATTCATATACAGCCCCATACTTGACCATCTTATCCATAATATCTAAATCAGTTCTATTGAATTTACCTTGCTTATAAATCTGCTTCATTATCTTAACATCTGATTCTTCACCAGTAATAGTCACAGGATTCTTTAATAAATAACTTGTACTAAAATTTAAAACTGTCTTAGCATATTGTAATACAATCCTCCTGGGTTCAAACGTCTTACCGTTCCACATTTCAGCAGGTCTATTTAAAATTGCGTGACTTCCGCTTAAATACTCTTTTATATCAATAATCTTATTGATTCTATTTTGGTGGTAATAACTATTACATTCAGATACAAACCAATCCGCTTTACCATCATGGACTATATTAATATATTCTTGTAGATTCAATGTTAAATCACCCCTTATCTAAAATTGACAACTTGACAAATGATTAAGTTGTCAGTTATAATATAATGTTCCACGTAGAACAATTCTAAATATACCATTTACCACATTTCATTCCTTGTATTGCTAATGCAGAAGCAATAACTAAATCATCGTGAAAACCTTCACCACGAATATTACCTGTTTTACCGTTTTCATAACTAGTAAAGATTTTCATTTCCTCTAATGTCTCCATATCATTCAGCAAAATCATACCTAATTCAAATTGCTCCTTGAAATCCGATATGAGTTTTGGTTTCGTAACACTGGTAGTAACCCAACCAACTTTTAGACGTTTTCTACCTTTCTGGTCAAATTGTTTCATCTTATACATATTCAGATATTGCATCTCAGCCCTTAACTTCTCTATTACTGATTGTCCAAAGGAATTTTTCTCAACAACTAAAAAAGCATAATTGAAATACATTCCTAAATCATAGACAATCTGACTAAATCTATATACAGCAATTCGATTATCATAGAATGTCGCCACCTGCTCACCTTGGCTATCAAAAACACTACAAGCAGAATAATCTCCACCATTACCACTTGAAGTATCAACGCCGACAAAATATCGCTCGTTAGATTTAACATTCTTATAAATAAAAAATCCCTTGTTCAAATAAGAATCAAGGGATAAAGGTAATTCTTTTATTATATCAGTCCGGGGTAGGGGAGAGAGAATATAATTTAATCTCTCTGATATTTTATGAGTGTCAAATACTGATCTTGAAGTGGCCTTAAAGGATTCTTCTGGACAAGAGGGATACTCCTGCTGGAAGTCCTCAATGGCAATATCTTCTAATTTCCATCTTCTCCACATTAATAATTTAAAACTAATTCCTTTTTCTCTTAATGGTAACTCATCTCTCTCTAAATGTTCTGGTTGCATCCTATGTCCTTTATTAGTTGCTCTAAACCATTTCTCTGCTAATTCAATTTCATGTTTAAATTGTTTAGACGTAGAAGAACTAAACCAAGGGAAGAAGAAACTTTTATATTTTGAATTTCCTTTGTATGCAGACATAAATAACTTCTGGTAAAAATTGTAACCATTCGAGGTGGTTTCAATAACTATTTTTGAATCATTATTCTTGGCTAATGCCTGCTCCAAACTAACTAGAGTATCCTTTTGTTGTTCATCATTATAGAACGCAAATTCAGAAAGTAAGACATATTGTAATGTCATACCTCTACCAAGTGATTTAACGCCAGCAGTTTTAACAATTATTCGAGAATTATTCTCTAACAATAATTCCATTCTATTATTCCGGCGTTCCGCTGGTTTATATTTATCCGGTATAGAAGCATACATTTGCTTCAATCTCTCAAATATACTTTGTGT from the Desulfolucanica intricata genome contains:
- a CDS encoding phage portal protein; this encodes MNLQEYINIVHDGKADWFVSECNSYYHQNRINKIIDIKEYLSGSHAILNRPAEMWNGKTFEPRRIVLQYAKTVLNFSTSYLLKNPVTITGEESDVKIMKQIYKQGKFNRTDLDIMDKMVKYGAVYEYLFIDKDGKIKSKIINPEDSYPIYNEQGEMIAFIEQYTTDYNVSYYNIFTEDTVQKWTDAGGDLNLLGEFNNVSGLPVVYKNLNELDNTDGRSDLEDFVNIIDNMEDLLSKYTDSIYKFLNPIPVVIGQKLNIKNNQGEIPTNLVGIGLNLDDGSDMKFAHGQLDFESFESVWKVLKQALLDISNTPAVSMNNTDISNLSEVSIKLLFSLADIKAGLNERYIREGFEQRFERIEKLLRLQGIELDLDNLDVVFQYARPLNESDIIDNIRTLKEIGVMSLQTAIENCPMVYDVGNELERLGNEGVGKENERVKDS
- a CDS encoding DNA packaging protein codes for the protein MARTARTTAEKLKIINADFKLWAKNFVKIVDNEGKEIPFVLNEQQDYFYRNMDKFNIISKSRQLGFTTFSLGYCLWLACTRPNTQCLIVSYNVESTQSIFERLKQMYASIPDKYKPAERRNNRMELLLENNSRIIVKTAGVKSLGRGMTLQYVLLSEFAFYNDEQQKDTLVSLEQALAKNNDSKIVIETTSNGYNFYQKLFMSAYKGNSKYKSFFFPWFSSSTSKQFKHEIELAEKWFRATNKGHRMQPEHLERDELPLREKGISFKLLMWRRWKLEDIAIEDFQQEYPSCPEESFKATSRSVFDTHKISERLNYILSPLPRTDIIKELPLSLDSYLNKGFFIYKNVKSNERYFVGVDTSSGNGGDYSACSVFDSQGEQVATFYDNRIAVYRFSQIVYDLGMYFNYAFLVVEKNSFGQSVIEKLRAEMQYLNMYKMKQFDQKGRKRLKVGWVTTSVTKPKLISDFKEQFELGMILLNDMETLEEMKIFTSYENGKTGNIRGEGFHDDLVIASALAIQGMKCGKWYI